In the genome of Triticum urartu cultivar G1812 chromosome 5, Tu2.1, whole genome shotgun sequence, one region contains:
- the LOC125507069 gene encoding cytoplasmic tRNA 2-thiolation protein 1-like, with protein sequence MQSAAAPTRAGSRLCTRCGERKAALKRPKTLEQICRECFYIVFEDEIHQTIVDNNLFKAGERVAIGASGGKDSTVLAYVLSELNKRHKYGLDLFLLSIDEGITGYRDDSLETVKRNELQYGLPLKIVSYKDLYDWTMDDIVKAIGLKNNCTFCGVFRRQALDRGAALLKVDKIVTGHNADDIAETVLLNILRGDIARLSRCTFITTGEDGPIPRCKPFKYTYEKEIVMYAYFKKLDYFSTECIYSPNAYRGFAREFIKDLERMRPRAILDIITSGENFRISTTTRMPEQGTCERCGYISSQVLCLHLIIAHPDTPPKAFI encoded by the exons ATGCAGTCCGCCGCCGCTCCGACGAGGGCAGGGAGCCGCCTCTGCACGCGCTGCGGCGAGCGGAAGGCCGCGCTCAAGCGGCCCAAAACCCTAGAACAG ATATGTAGGGAATGCTTCTATATTGTcttcgaggacgagattcatcaaACTATTGTTGACAATAATTTGTTTAAAGCCGGTGAACGTGTGGCAATTGGAGCTTCTGGTGGAAAAG ATTCAACCGTGCTTGCGTATGTGTTATCAGAGTTAAACAAACGTCATAAATATGGTCTCGATTTGTTCCTTTTATCTATTGACGAAGGAATCACAGGCTATAGAGACGACTCCCTAGAAACTGTTAAAAGGAATGAACTACAG TATGGCCTACCACTGAAAATAGTTTCCTATAAGGATCTCTATGACTGGACAATGGATGATATTGTGAAAGCAATTGGCCTGAAAAACAATTGTACTTTCTGTGGTGTTTTTCGACGTCAG GCGCTAGACCGTGGTGCTGCTCTCTTGAAGGTTGATAAGATTGTAACTGGGCATAATGCAGATGACATTGCAGAGACTGTCTTGCTGAATATTTTACGTGGTGATATTGCAAG GTTAAGTCGATGCACTTTCATAACTACTGGTGAAGATGGACCAATCCCAAGATGCAAGCCTTTCAAATACACCTACGAAAAAGAGATTGTTAT GTATGCGTATTTCAAAAAGCTGGACTACTTCTCCACTGAAT GCATCTATTCACCAAATGCATATCGTGGATTTGCTCGTGAATTTATTAAAGATCTGGAAAGGATGAG GCCTAGGGCTATACTGGACATCATAACCTCTGGCGAAAATTTCCGGATATCCACAACAACAAGAATGCCAGAGCAAGGAACATGTGAACGCTGCGGTTACATTTCTAGCCAGGTATTGTGCTTACATCTA ATCATTGCACACCCTgatacaccgccgaaggcattcatatag